A region of Marnyiella aurantia DNA encodes the following proteins:
- the rimP gene encoding ribosome assembly cofactor RimP — MEFREKIESLIGEFLQEREDLFLIDLRFSASDDITVILDGDQGVTLQDCLDASRAIEFNMDREEHDFSLQVMSAGLSEPLKSERQFRKNLGRELDILLTDDTKVEGELLKMDEKCITLVLRYRKPKDVGKGKVDVVEEKEIPYTDIKKALVTVKF, encoded by the coding sequence ATGGAGTTTAGAGAAAAGATAGAAAGCCTGATTGGTGAATTTCTGCAGGAACGCGAGGATCTGTTTCTTATTGATCTCAGATTTTCAGCTTCAGATGATATAACGGTCATTCTGGATGGCGATCAGGGCGTAACATTACAGGATTGTTTGGATGCCAGCCGTGCGATTGAATTTAATATGGATCGCGAGGAGCATGATTTTTCGCTTCAGGTGATGAGTGCAGGCCTGAGCGAGCCATTAAAATCGGAAAGGCAGTTCCGAAAAAATCTTGGAAGAGAACTGGATATTCTGCTTACCGATGATACTAAGGTGGAAGGTGAACTTCTTAAGATGGATGAAAAATGTATTACCTTAGTGCTGCGGTACAGAAAGCCCAAAGATGTTGGCAAAGGTAAAGTGGATGTGGTGGAAGAAAAGGAAATTCCATACACAGATATAAAAAAAGCGCTGGTAACAGTAAAATTTTAA
- a CDS encoding four helix bundle protein has protein sequence MDVRSHKDLKVWQESMVLVEEIYRATAVFPKEEIYGLTSQLKRAAVSVPSNIAEGCGRKGSAELKRFLYIALGSLSELDTQLEIAERLHLMEKNEEIVERIYFIKNMLARLIASLKE, from the coding sequence ATGGATGTTCGGTCACATAAGGATTTAAAGGTTTGGCAGGAATCCATGGTTCTTGTTGAAGAGATCTATCGTGCTACTGCCGTTTTTCCAAAGGAAGAAATTTATGGGCTAACAAGTCAACTAAAAAGAGCTGCAGTTTCCGTGCCTTCAAATATTGCCGAAGGCTGTGGAAGAAAAGGAAGCGCGGAATTGAAACGTTTTCTTTATATCGCACTGGGTTCTCTTAGCGAACTGGATACTCAGCTGGAAATAGCGGAACGTCTGCATTTAATGGAAAAAAATGAAGAAATTGTAGAAAGAATTTATTTTATAAAAAACATGTTAGCGCGTTTAATAGCAAGCCTGAAGGAATAG
- the rfbA gene encoding glucose-1-phosphate thymidylyltransferase RfbA: MKGIILAGGSGTRLYPLTIAVSKQLMPVYDKPMIYYPLSTLLLAGIKDILIITTPHDQEGFIKLLGDGSSIGCNIQYKVQPSPDGLAQAFILGEEFIGGDSVALVLGDNIFYGAGLPKLLESKTTVKGGCVFAYQVSDPERYGVVEFDDKLKAISIEEKPEHPKSNYAVPGLYFYDNSVVEIAKNLKPSARGELEITDVNRIYLERGELEVGVMSRGAAWLDTGTFDSLHEASEFVKVLEKRQGFKISCIEEIAYAKGFINEEQLLEAAAKYGKSGYGEYLKALL; encoded by the coding sequence ATGAAAGGAATCATACTCGCCGGCGGCTCCGGTACCAGACTTTATCCGCTTACGATTGCGGTAAGCAAGCAGCTCATGCCAGTTTATGACAAGCCGATGATCTATTATCCGCTGTCCACACTACTGCTGGCAGGAATTAAGGATATTCTTATTATTACGACGCCACATGACCAGGAAGGTTTCATCAAACTTTTAGGTGATGGCTCCTCCATTGGCTGCAACATACAGTATAAGGTTCAACCGTCACCGGACGGACTGGCGCAGGCCTTTATTTTAGGTGAAGAATTTATCGGCGGCGATTCAGTAGCACTGGTTCTGGGCGACAATATTTTTTACGGTGCCGGTTTGCCCAAACTTCTTGAAAGCAAAACTACTGTAAAAGGCGGCTGCGTATTCGCCTATCAGGTCTCAGATCCGGAGAGATATGGTGTTGTGGAATTTGATGACAAACTGAAAGCCATCTCGATTGAGGAAAAACCCGAACATCCAAAATCCAATTACGCCGTCCCGGGCCTTTATTTTTATGATAATTCTGTTGTTGAAATTGCCAAAAACCTGAAACCTTCCGCACGGGGAGAGCTTGAAATCACGGATGTAAACAGAATTTATCTGGAGCGTGGTGAGCTGGAAGTGGGCGTGATGTCACGCGGCGCCGCATGGCTGGATACCGGCACCTTCGACTCACTGCACGAAGCTTCGGAATTTGTAAAAGTTCTTGAAAAACGACAGGGGTTTAAAATCTCGTGCATTGAGGAAATTGCTTATGCCAAAGGATTCATTAACGAGGAACAACTTCTTGAAGCTGCCGCCAAATATGGTAAAAGTGGCTATGGCGAATATCTAAAAGCCTTACTTTAA
- a CDS encoding carbonic anhydrase, translating into MGKSYDVIFENNRKWVEAKITENPDFFKILAETQNPEYLYIGCSDSRVSAEEMMGMKPGEVFVTRNVANLVNTLDMNSTAVIQYAVEHLKVKHIIVCGHYGCGGVKAAMTSEDLGLLNPWLRNIRDVYRLHQAELDQISDEHERYNRLVELNVQEQCINVIKMAVVQEQYLVDEYPIVHGWVFDLKTGRIIDQEIDFESILKDIQKIYNLTNSDWVMSRKKNKNFFD; encoded by the coding sequence ATGGGAAAATCCTACGACGTCATCTTTGAAAACAACCGCAAATGGGTGGAAGCCAAGATTACCGAAAATCCGGATTTCTTTAAGATTCTTGCAGAGACCCAAAACCCCGAATATCTGTATATTGGGTGTTCGGACAGCCGCGTGTCAGCAGAAGAGATGATGGGAATGAAGCCAGGCGAGGTTTTCGTAACACGTAATGTGGCCAATTTGGTAAATACGCTGGATATGAATTCCACAGCGGTTATACAGTATGCCGTGGAACACCTTAAGGTTAAGCATATCATTGTTTGCGGTCATTATGGCTGCGGTGGCGTAAAGGCTGCCATGACCTCTGAGGATTTAGGCTTACTGAACCCTTGGCTGCGGAATATACGGGATGTGTACAGACTTCACCAAGCCGAACTGGACCAGATTTCTGACGAGCATGAAAGATATAACCGACTGGTTGAACTTAATGTGCAGGAACAGTGCATTAACGTAATAAAGATGGCCGTCGTGCAGGAACAGTATCTTGTGGATGAGTATCCAATTGTGCATGGATGGGTGTTTGACCTTAAAACAGGCAGGATCATTGACCAGGAAATTGATTTTGAAAGTATTTTGAAAGATATTCAGAAAATATATAACCTCACCAACTCAGACTGGGTGATGAGCCGAAAGAAAAACAAGAACTTCTTTGATTAA
- the nusA gene encoding transcription termination factor NusA: MDSLALIEAFGDFKDEKSISKIDLMAIIEDSLKTLLRKRFDSDDHFDVIVNPDKGDFQIFLNKIIVEDGMSEDDDLEIELREAKKMDPTFEVGEDYTVEIPIAELGRRNILTLKQILATKLQEHNNGLLYEQFHDRIGEIVVGEVHHIRKQHAILLDDEDNEFILPKENQIPSDFFKKGESIRAIVDSVDFKGSKPQIIVSRTSPKFLEKLLELEIPEIQDGTIMLKKVVRIPGEKAKIAVDAYDDRIDPVGACVGVKGSRIHGVVRELKNENIDVIQWSKNPEIMVKRALGNVTINKIDINVEQAYAMVYTPVEEISKVIGKQGQNIKLASWLSGFEIDVYRETSDDDDVELDEFSDEISEWIIKEFKKVGLNTARSVLDKDTEALVNLVDLEEEQIDEVKQVLKEELEA, encoded by the coding sequence ATGGACAGTTTAGCGTTAATTGAAGCGTTTGGCGATTTTAAAGACGAGAAAAGCATCAGTAAGATTGACTTGATGGCTATTATTGAAGATTCACTGAAAACGCTGCTAAGAAAAAGATTTGATTCAGACGATCATTTTGATGTCATTGTAAATCCCGATAAAGGTGACTTTCAGATTTTCCTAAATAAAATTATTGTGGAGGACGGTATGTCCGAAGATGATGACCTGGAAATTGAACTGCGGGAAGCAAAGAAGATGGATCCTACTTTTGAGGTAGGCGAGGATTATACAGTAGAAATTCCAATTGCTGAATTAGGCCGCAGGAATATCCTGACTTTGAAGCAAATTTTGGCTACAAAACTACAGGAGCATAATAATGGTCTTCTGTATGAGCAATTCCATGACCGAATTGGTGAGATTGTTGTTGGAGAAGTACACCATATCAGAAAGCAGCATGCTATTTTGCTGGACGATGAGGATAACGAATTCATTCTTCCAAAAGAAAATCAAATTCCTTCAGACTTTTTCAAGAAAGGCGAAAGTATCCGCGCTATTGTGGACAGTGTTGATTTTAAAGGGTCCAAACCACAGATCATTGTGTCCCGGACCTCACCGAAGTTTCTGGAAAAACTTTTGGAGCTGGAAATTCCCGAAATTCAAGACGGTACCATAATGCTTAAGAAAGTGGTAAGGATTCCTGGTGAGAAAGCGAAAATTGCAGTAGATGCCTATGACGACAGGATTGATCCCGTAGGTGCCTGCGTAGGTGTAAAGGGGTCCCGTATCCATGGCGTGGTGCGCGAACTGAAAAATGAAAATATCGATGTAATACAGTGGTCCAAGAATCCTGAGATTATGGTGAAAAGAGCGCTGGGTAATGTTACGATAAATAAAATTGACATCAATGTCGAGCAAGCCTATGCGATGGTTTACACTCCCGTTGAAGAAATTTCCAAAGTTATCGGTAAGCAGGGACAAAACATAAAACTTGCATCCTGGCTTAGTGGTTTTGAAATTGATGTATACCGTGAAACCAGCGATGATGATGATGTTGAGCTGGACGAGTTCAGCGACGAGATCAGCGAATGGATTATCAAGGAGTTTAAAAAAGTAGGCTTAAATACAGCCAGAAGTGTCCTGGATAAGGATACTGAAGCGTTGGTGAACCTTGTGGATCTGGAAGAGGAGCAAATCGATGAGGTGAAGCAGGTGCTGAAGGAGGAGCTTGAAGCTTAA
- a CDS encoding SulP family inorganic anion transporter: MKKAKSLYGGIKENFPSGLVVFLVALPLCLGIALASGAPPLSGVIAGIIGGLVVGYLSNSNISVSGPAAGLTAIVLTAITGLGSFQMFLCAGLIAGLLQLVLGFVRAGSISNYFPTNVIEGMLAGIGIIIIITQIPNAFGFATGFTDSVMAVNGFSLDTLATMAAGIHPGAVIVTLTSVAILLAWDKFPRLKKIKMVPGALVAVASGIILNYLFTVTGSALAIGSEHLVSLPVPKSLDDFRGMLVFPAFSGFLNMQVWVVGATIAIVASIETLLCIEASDRLDTHRRITDTNRELRAQGIGNLLSSLIGGLPMTSVVVRSSANANAGATSKASTMIHGALLLISVLTIPFILNMIPLSTLAAVLILIGYKLAKPATIMHFWKKGKHQFIPFIATIIAVVFLDLLKGVGIGLLISIFYILQGNMKRAYYLSREQLDDADEINIKLAEEVSFLNKAAIKKTLKNVKPNSRVCIDARSTSYIATDILEMIQEFANIRAKEEDIEVTLTGFKTSYQEYAEDQDSHVIIAHRRAI; the protein is encoded by the coding sequence ATGAAAAAAGCAAAATCATTATATGGAGGGATAAAAGAAAATTTCCCTTCCGGACTCGTTGTCTTCCTCGTAGCACTTCCCTTATGTCTGGGAATTGCACTGGCCTCGGGCGCACCTCCACTCTCCGGGGTTATAGCCGGCATAATTGGCGGTTTGGTCGTAGGATATTTAAGCAATTCAAATATTTCAGTATCGGGACCTGCGGCAGGTCTTACAGCTATAGTTCTTACAGCAATAACCGGTTTGGGCAGCTTTCAAATGTTTCTTTGTGCCGGTTTAATTGCAGGTCTTCTACAGCTGGTACTCGGCTTTGTTAGGGCTGGAAGTATTTCCAACTACTTCCCGACGAATGTGATCGAAGGGATGCTGGCGGGTATTGGCATTATTATCATTATCACCCAAATTCCTAATGCATTTGGTTTTGCCACGGGATTCACAGACAGTGTGATGGCGGTGAATGGCTTCAGTTTGGATACACTGGCCACCATGGCGGCCGGCATCCACCCCGGCGCAGTTATAGTAACCCTAACTTCAGTTGCCATACTTTTGGCATGGGACAAATTTCCGAGGCTTAAAAAAATAAAGATGGTCCCTGGAGCCCTGGTGGCGGTAGCGTCCGGCATAATACTGAATTACCTGTTTACTGTCACTGGTAGTGCACTGGCTATAGGATCGGAACATCTTGTCTCCCTGCCCGTCCCAAAAAGTTTGGACGATTTCCGTGGAATGCTTGTATTTCCGGCATTCAGCGGATTTCTGAATATGCAGGTTTGGGTAGTAGGTGCAACAATTGCCATTGTAGCCTCCATCGAAACGCTGCTCTGCATTGAAGCATCAGACAGACTGGATACGCACCGAAGGATCACTGACACTAACCGTGAACTTAGGGCTCAGGGTATTGGAAACCTGCTTTCGTCATTAATTGGAGGCCTGCCGATGACTTCTGTAGTTGTGCGGAGTTCCGCAAATGCAAATGCGGGTGCAACGAGCAAAGCATCAACGATGATCCATGGTGCATTACTGCTTATCTCCGTTCTTACAATACCGTTCATTCTCAATATGATCCCATTGTCCACGCTGGCCGCAGTACTTATCCTGATTGGATATAAACTGGCCAAACCGGCTACTATCATGCACTTTTGGAAAAAAGGAAAGCATCAGTTTATACCCTTTATTGCAACTATTATTGCGGTAGTTTTCCTGGACTTACTCAAAGGTGTAGGTATAGGATTATTAATCTCCATATTTTATATTCTGCAGGGCAATATGAAACGCGCCTACTATCTGAGCCGCGAACAGCTTGACGATGCCGATGAGATAAACATTAAATTGGCAGAAGAGGTTTCTTTCCTGAACAAAGCGGCTATAAAAAAGACACTGAAAAATGTGAAGCCAAACTCCCGAGTTTGCATAGACGCGAGGTCAACTTCGTATATAGCCACAGACATCCTGGAAATGATTCAGGAGTTTGCCAATATCCGCGCTAAAGAAGAAGATATTGAAGTTACACTAACCGGTTTCAAGACATCCTATCAGGAATATGCAGAAGATCAGGATTCGCATGTCATCATTGCACACCGCAGGGCCATTTAA
- the rfbB gene encoding dTDP-glucose 4,6-dehydratase, protein MKNIIITGGAGFIGSHVVREFVKNHPESTIINLDALTYAGNLENLKDIEDEPNYVFEKADITKVDELRRIFEKYNPDAVIHLAAESHVDRSITDPNAFINTNVNGTANLLNLCREFWTLNPDHTHGNFPDQSRSNLFYHVSTDEVYGSLGETGFFLETTPYDPQSPYSASKAASDHLVRAYGNTYGMPFIVSNCSNNYGPNHFPEKLIPLCISNIINEKPLPIYGDGKYTRDWLFVIDHAKAIHQIFFEARTGETYNIGGFNEWQNIDLVKELIKQMDEKLGNEAGHSEKLITYVKDRPGHDKRYAIDATKLSSDLGWKPSVTFEEGLSKTIDWFLENQEWLEHVTSGSYQEYYDGQYS, encoded by the coding sequence ATGAAAAACATCATCATTACTGGCGGCGCCGGGTTCATTGGGTCACATGTAGTTAGGGAATTTGTAAAGAACCACCCCGAATCCACTATAATCAATCTGGATGCCCTGACCTACGCCGGCAATCTTGAAAACCTTAAAGATATTGAGGACGAGCCCAATTATGTGTTCGAAAAGGCCGACATTACCAAAGTAGATGAACTTAGAAGGATTTTTGAAAAATATAATCCGGATGCAGTGATTCATCTGGCGGCCGAAAGCCATGTGGACCGCAGTATAACGGATCCCAATGCCTTTATAAATACCAACGTAAACGGAACCGCCAACCTGCTGAACCTTTGCCGCGAATTCTGGACGCTTAATCCCGATCATACCCACGGCAATTTCCCCGATCAAAGCCGTAGCAACCTTTTCTATCACGTGTCTACGGACGAGGTTTACGGAAGTTTAGGGGAAACCGGGTTTTTCCTGGAAACCACCCCTTATGATCCGCAATCTCCTTACTCAGCAAGCAAAGCAGCTTCGGACCATCTGGTTCGCGCTTACGGAAATACATATGGAATGCCTTTTATTGTATCGAACTGTTCCAATAACTACGGTCCGAACCATTTTCCTGAAAAGCTAATTCCGCTTTGCATATCGAATATCATTAACGAAAAACCATTACCTATTTATGGCGATGGAAAATACACAAGGGACTGGCTATTTGTAATAGACCATGCAAAGGCAATACACCAGATTTTCTTCGAAGCCAGGACCGGCGAGACTTATAATATCGGCGGGTTCAACGAGTGGCAGAACATTGACCTTGTGAAAGAACTCATAAAACAGATGGATGAAAAACTTGGCAACGAGGCTGGTCATTCAGAAAAACTCATCACTTATGTGAAGGACAGACCCGGGCATGACAAGCGTTACGCCATTGACGCCACCAAACTAAGCAGTGACCTGGGCTGGAAACCGTCCGTAACATTTGAGGAAGGTTTAAGCAAGACAATAGACTGGTTCCTGGAAAATCAAGAATGGCTGGAGCATGTTACATCGGGCAGTTATCAGGAGTATTATGATGGACAGTACTCTTAA
- a CDS encoding UDP-glucose dehydrogenase family protein, which produces MNITIVGTGYVGLVTGSTLAELGNSVYCVDIDEQKVEAMQNGKIPIYEPNLEEMFARNIQAQRLFFTTDLKEALDKSEVIYLALPTPPGEDGSADLSYVLGVAEKIGMLMTGYKVIVNKSTVPVGTAENVRQVIASKTTIPFDVVSNPEFLREGFAVEDSMNPSRVVVGCSSARAREIMSAIYQPFTNTGIPIIFMDEKSSELTKYASNSFLAVKITFMNEIANYCEKVGADVDKVRLGMGSDDRIGHRFLFPGIGYGGSCFPKDVKALIRSGKGENFDFQLLQATEVVNINQKTILVPEIENYFGGNLQGRRIAVWGLAFKANTDDIREASSLDNIRALLNKGAEIVAYDAIAEDNVRRLLGDQIEYAADMYSALDGADCLLIITEWPEFKNPNFKLMASRLNNKAIFDGRNMYAVETLEQNGFFYKSIGRRTVENTGKKI; this is translated from the coding sequence TTGAACATTACGATTGTAGGGACCGGATATGTAGGCCTGGTTACAGGATCAACACTGGCCGAGCTGGGAAATTCGGTATATTGCGTGGACATAGACGAACAGAAGGTTGAGGCGATGCAGAATGGAAAGATTCCAATCTATGAACCCAATCTGGAGGAAATGTTCGCAAGAAACATACAGGCACAGCGGCTGTTTTTCACCACAGACCTTAAAGAAGCATTAGACAAAAGTGAGGTCATTTACCTGGCCCTGCCCACACCTCCCGGCGAGGACGGCAGTGCAGATCTTTCCTACGTTTTGGGAGTTGCTGAAAAAATCGGCATGCTGATGACCGGATACAAAGTGATCGTGAACAAATCTACCGTACCGGTAGGAACTGCCGAAAATGTAAGGCAGGTGATCGCGTCCAAAACCACCATTCCTTTTGACGTAGTGTCCAATCCCGAATTTTTAAGGGAAGGATTTGCCGTGGAAGATTCCATGAATCCATCCAGGGTTGTGGTAGGTTGCAGTTCAGCCCGTGCACGCGAGATAATGTCGGCCATTTACCAACCTTTCACCAATACCGGTATTCCTATTATATTTATGGATGAGAAATCGTCTGAACTCACCAAATATGCTTCCAACTCATTCCTGGCAGTGAAGATTACGTTCATGAATGAGATTGCCAATTACTGTGAGAAAGTGGGTGCCGATGTAGACAAAGTTCGCCTCGGAATGGGTTCTGACGACAGGATAGGTCACCGTTTTCTCTTTCCGGGCATTGGCTATGGCGGAAGCTGCTTCCCCAAAGATGTAAAAGCCCTCATAAGGTCCGGTAAAGGTGAGAATTTTGATTTTCAGCTGTTACAGGCAACAGAGGTGGTGAACATCAACCAAAAAACAATACTCGTTCCCGAAATTGAAAATTATTTTGGAGGAAACCTACAGGGCCGCAGAATAGCGGTTTGGGGCCTCGCATTCAAAGCCAATACCGATGATATCCGTGAAGCCTCTTCGCTGGACAATATTCGGGCATTGCTTAATAAAGGAGCAGAAATCGTAGCCTATGATGCAATAGCAGAGGATAACGTTCGCAGGCTTTTAGGAGACCAAATTGAGTACGCCGCTGATATGTACTCGGCACTGGATGGCGCGGACTGCCTGCTGATCATAACCGAATGGCCTGAGTTCAAGAATCCTAATTTTAAACTGATGGCCAGCCGCCTTAATAATAAAGCCATTTTCGACGGCAGGAATATGTATGCGGTGGAAACTCTTGAACAGAACGGTTTCTTTTACAAAAGTATTGGGAGGAGAACAGTAGAAAACACAGGAAAAAAAATATAA
- a CDS encoding carbonic anhydrase: protein MKAHTLETQTTTTPEKALIFLQEGNQRFVQNLKINRNLLEQVNDTRAGQWPFAAVLSCIDSRTSAELIFDQGLGDIFSIRIAGNFVNRDILGSMEFACKVAGSKLVVVLGHSKCGALKGGLDARKVEGLGMENLNHLISNFEDCINEVIYEGEERSSANEDLLERLNVCNIQRTIAQIRAQSETLRTMEKEGSIKIIGANYCVESGVVTWL, encoded by the coding sequence ATGAAAGCACATACTCTAGAAACACAAACCACAACTACACCTGAAAAAGCATTAATCTTCTTACAGGAGGGGAATCAGCGCTTTGTACAGAACCTTAAAATTAACCGCAATCTGCTGGAGCAGGTAAATGATACCCGCGCCGGGCAATGGCCATTTGCGGCAGTCCTGAGCTGCATAGACAGCCGGACTTCTGCCGAGCTGATCTTTGATCAGGGACTTGGAGATATATTCAGCATAAGAATCGCCGGAAATTTCGTGAACCGTGATATTTTGGGCTCAATGGAATTTGCCTGTAAGGTGGCAGGATCCAAATTGGTAGTCGTGCTTGGACACAGCAAATGCGGCGCTCTGAAGGGTGGACTGGACGCACGTAAAGTGGAAGGTCTTGGAATGGAAAACCTGAATCACCTCATCAGCAATTTTGAAGACTGCATAAATGAGGTCATATATGAGGGGGAAGAAAGGTCCTCGGCTAATGAAGACCTGCTCGAGCGACTGAATGTCTGCAATATACAGCGTACCATTGCACAGATCAGAGCCCAGAGTGAAACGCTGAGAACTATGGAGAAGGAGGGCAGCATTAAAATCATAGGTGCTAATTACTGCGTAGAGAGCGGTGTTGTAACCTGGCTGTAA
- the pth gene encoding aminoacyl-tRNA hydrolase, whose translation MKYLIVGLGNKGEEYAETRHNIGFKVAEKIAEAVEASFKSANFGLMAEGKYKGRKVFILKPDTYMNLSGNAVKYWLQKENIPVENLMIITDDLSLPFGTLRMKMKGSDAGHNGLKSIQEKLQTSNYPRLRFGISAEFSAGKQVNYVLGKWEEQEKEKLPELIGKFSNACLSFVFAGIQNTMTAFNGK comes from the coding sequence GTGAAGTACCTGATTGTAGGCCTTGGAAATAAGGGAGAAGAATATGCCGAAACGCGCCATAATATCGGTTTCAAGGTGGCAGAGAAGATTGCTGAAGCAGTAGAGGCGTCCTTTAAATCTGCGAATTTTGGCTTAATGGCTGAAGGAAAATATAAGGGCAGAAAAGTTTTTATTCTAAAGCCTGACACCTATATGAACCTTTCAGGCAATGCCGTAAAATACTGGCTGCAGAAGGAAAATATTCCGGTTGAAAATCTTATGATCATAACGGACGACCTTTCGCTTCCCTTCGGTACACTTAGGATGAAGATGAAGGGTTCCGATGCAGGCCACAACGGCCTGAAAAGTATTCAGGAAAAACTTCAGACAAGCAACTATCCGAGGTTGCGATTTGGTATTTCTGCTGAATTTTCTGCCGGGAAACAAGTAAATTATGTGCTAGGTAAATGGGAAGAGCAGGAAAAAGAAAAACTCCCCGAACTCATCGGGAAGTTTTCAAATGCCTGTCTTTCTTTTGTATTTGCCGGCATACAGAATACAATGACCGCCTTTAACGGCAAGTAA